The DNA sequence CCTGGAGTCTCATCTGACCATGTCAGGtctgaaaagacatcagctgatcgACCCTGTGGAGAACCTGGAAGGCAGGATGTGTACGAAGCACGATAAAcctctggagctgttctgtaagaccaaccagacatgtgtctgcatgGTCTGTACTGTTTTAGATCACAAGAAGCATGATGTTGTTCCTCTGAAAGAAGAATATGAAGAAAAGAAGGTCAAGCTGGAGGCTGAAATTCagcagatgatccagaagagacgactgaagattcaggagatcaaacactcagtcgacctcagtgaggaagatgcagacagagagctagcagaaggtgttcagttcttcacttctctgaaggagtctgttgaGAGAGGCCTGAACGAGCTCACTGACAcgatcaaagagaagcagaaaacaacagaaaaacaggctGAAGCTTTCATCAAAGAGCTGAAACTGGAAATTTCTGAGCTGATGAAGAGaagcactgaggtggagcagctctcacgctctgaagaccacctccatcttctccagagtGTCCAGTCCCTAAAAACCAACCAACCTTCACCCACCAAGGACTGGACAAAGGTCAGCGTCCGTCCATCGTATGCAGGAACTGTGGTGAGAGCTGTAGCTCAGCTGGAGGAGACGCTCAGTAAAGAGATGAAGAAGCTGGGTGAGtctgagctgaagagggtccagcagtatgcagtggatgtgactcttgatcctgatacagcaCATCCTAATCTCATCCTGTCTCATGGTAGGAAACAAGTGTGTACTGGTAAGGTTAAGAAGAATCTcccaaacaacccagagagatTTTCTCTCATtccctgtgttttaggaaagCAGAGTTTCTCTTCTGGCAAATATTACTTTGAGGTTCAAGTTAAAGGAAAGACTGAATGGGATTTAGGAGTGGCCAGAGAGTCGGTCAACAGGAAGGAAAACATCCCTCTGAACCCTGAGGATGGTTACTGGACTATATGGATGATAAATGGAAATGAGTACGAAGCTCTTGCTGGCCATcctgtccatctctctctgaagtctcctcctcagaaggtgggggtgtttgtggattatgaggagggtctggtctccttttatgacgtagatgctgcagcttttatctactcctttactggctgctccttcactgagaaactcttcTTATACCTTTGGCCTGGGAATAATGAAGATGGTAAAAATTCTGCAcctctgatcatctctcctgtcagagTAAACTAATCACTCATCTTATTTCATGTATTGATACATTTCTATTAACAAATAACAAATGTACATTTAATAGTTTacatcttatttgtttacagaATCTGTTTCCTGTGGTGATTGATTTTTTACTATATGTATCTGATGACAGAGTCAACCCATTCATTTGATGCATCATGACGCACGTTATGTGGACGATATCTATTTCCACCTCTGTTAAACCCACAGACATTAATTATAACTTCCAGAAGAAATCAGTTTCTAAAGACAACAAATATGTCAAGATGATGAATCATACTTTCTAACTGATGTGCAGCCACGGAAAATATATAGCTGAATATTTCATTGCGTCAGGAAGCTTAATTTAAGAGTAAGGCCTATGTGGCCGTTTGGCTCGGTTGGTGGAGCAGGCCCACATGTGTAGAGGCTTGttcctcgatgcagaaggtccagggttcgaatccgacctgtggtgGTTTACCGCGTGTCTTCCCCCTTCTCTCATCTCAGTTTTCCTATCCCAATAAAGGCCTatttaaaaatctttaaaaaaaaagtaaggcaTATCACATCCtatagtgtctacagaacacaGTATTTGTCGTTATACCGGCTATAAAAACTACTTCTcagttttgtttggttttgtgaGTCCTGATAAGATGGTTTATGAGTCAAAGAAatctgtaaataataataaataaaaaatgtattgtttataATGGCAGCTGAGGGATACAGCGTTCCTAGTCAATACTAGACCAATGAAATTACCCTTTTAATGTTCACAGGCAGCCACAGTCTAACGTCATCGTGACTCCTAACTCTTTACCAGGAGAACCAGCTGATACGCTACTGGTTACTAATGCCCgtgaaaaataatgtgtgtatCTGCCTTGTGATTTGAATCCGCTCCAAAATGTATTGGGTTCTTctttggcccatgctacaccatTCCAAGtttcattatattattatattatattgatgTGGGATTTGTGATCGGTCTTGTTGTTTTGTTAGAAGTCATGTTTTTACTGTTGGATTTAAACTGTGCCCTGCCTTGGGactgcagatgtaaattagcctaaggctaactctggtacaatgCATCATATGGCAACATTATGTTAAAAATTGTACATG is a window from the Perca fluviatilis chromosome 1, GENO_Pfluv_1.0, whole genome shotgun sequence genome containing:
- the LOC120563868 gene encoding E3 ubiquitin-protein ligase TRIM21-like, which gives rise to MAAANYLPSEDQFLCSICLDVFTDPVAIPCGHNFCKNCINEQWNFNEQYMCPMCKKVFNTKPELHVNTFISEMVAQFRQSAQQKASSSSSEQQVSKPGEVPCDVCTGTKLKALKSCLVCLVSYCETHLESHLTMSGLKRHQLIDPVENLEGRMCTKHDKPLELFCKTNQTCVCMVCTVLDHKKHDVVPLKEEYEEKKVKLEAEIQQMIQKRRLKIQEIKHSVDLSEEDADRELAEGVQFFTSLKESVERGLNELTDTIKEKQKTTEKQAEAFIKELKLEISELMKRSTEVEQLSRSEDHLHLLQSVQSLKTNQPSPTKDWTKVSVRPSYAGTVVRAVAQLEETLSKEMKKLGESELKRVQQYAVDVTLDPDTAHPNLILSHGRKQVCTGKVKKNLPNNPERFSLIPCVLGKQSFSSGKYYFEVQVKGKTEWDLGVARESVNRKENIPLNPEDGYWTIWMINGNEYEALAGHPVHLSLKSPPQKVGVFVDYEEGLVSFYDVDAAAFIYSFTGCSFTEKLFLYLWPGNNEDGKNSAPLIISPVRVN